The window TTACAATACGAGCTGGAGGAAGCAGAAAGCGGAATGGAAGCTTTGGAAATCCTTGAAAAACTTAATGGGGAGATTGATTTGATTCTTCTTGACTGGAACATGCCGGGTATGAATGGCTATGAGCTTCTTCAAAAGCTTAAATCCATTGATAGGTACAGGAGTATACCTGTTATGATGGTTACTACCGAAGGCCAGAAAGAAAACATAGTTATGGCAGTAAAGGCAGGAGCAGTCCACTACATGACCAAGCCCTTTGCTATGGAAGACCTCATTAAGAGGATTCTGGAATGTATGGGAAGGGGGCCTATATGATGGTATCAGAAGCTCAAACAAGAATAGAGGTTTTGCACCAATACTTTGTCGAAGGATTGAGTGAGGCTGTTGGGAAAATGACCGGCTTCAGTGTGGATCAAATCGGCAAAGATGACTCACGGCTTAAGACTATTGAGTTGTCGGGAGCAATGATCCTATCAGGCCAGAGGAATGCACTTTTAATGGTAAGTGTTTCAAGGAAAACAGCCTCAAATCTTATTTCATATATGGTAGGGGTTGACGCGGGAGATCTAACCGAAGATGAGCTTTCAGACGGCATTTCTGAGCTTGTCAATATGGCTGCAGGTATTGCAAAAATAAAAATGGCGGAAGGCGGCATAGAATTTAATCTGTCATCACCCTTTGCAATAACAGGAGACAATATAA is drawn from Pseudobacteroides sp. and contains these coding sequences:
- a CDS encoding response regulator; protein product: MRIMTVDDSSVVRKIIRAAAEVLQYELEEAESGMEALEILEKLNGEIDLILLDWNMPGMNGYELLQKLKSIDRYRSIPVMMVTTEGQKENIVMAVKAGAVHYMTKPFAMEDLIKRILECMGRGPI
- a CDS encoding chemotaxis protein CheX, with the translated sequence MMVSEAQTRIEVLHQYFVEGLSEAVGKMTGFSVDQIGKDDSRLKTIELSGAMILSGQRNALLMVSVSRKTASNLISYMVGVDAGDLTEDELSDGISELVNMAAGIAKIKMAEGGIEFNLSSPFAITGDNIRVTVKRHIERYEYTIGCEDVVLSIGIFYF